The Glandiceps talaboti chromosome 9, keGlaTala1.1, whole genome shotgun sequence genome window below encodes:
- the LOC144440160 gene encoding beta-galactoside alpha-2,6-sialyltransferase 1-like, whose product MTKTRKQACHQKIIILIFLAAGYFLLAYFFDLPTIPYFAIARTHPCEVDVEVLSDSTVLLFPSPDKADVIRLSLADYEELKRDQYPTEEKYAGNITLHDHLSFLPKETPWMKKALIDHNSMFNPLEEKPPKFKKRPRGKVKASLNEVACRLKQSAPIQFVQPDESPFHELRYGKYIPKESYISKRTATLYKTCALVTSSGALRDSRLGQEIDSHDAVLRFNVAPIKGFENDVGSKTTIRIANNQVIRSYRFKLLEELKGSEIILTWREGPYNGNMYKWYKDGQNFFCSYARWHYKHPESPVYVIRLETLWKVWDIIQEFSVEELKPFPSTSGFLGVHLLLHICDEVDVYGYIPSSDKDRYCYYYEDCCFFCGWNLFPQHPFATERNLVLKMNTRNIESSRDKIKVTLQGYSKFKCEDN is encoded by the exons atgacaaaaacacgaaaacaaGCTTGCCACCAAAAAATCATCATCCTAATTTTCCTAGCTGCGGGTTATTTCCTTTTAGCGTATTTTTTTGATCTTCCCACAATTCCATATTTTGCAATTGCACGTACTCATCCCTGTGAAGTTGATGTGGAAGTGTTGAGTGATTCTACTGTACTTTTGTTTCCGTCACCTGACAAAGCTGACGTCATTAGACTGTCATTGGCCGACTATGAAGAACTCAAACGTGACCAGTACCCTACTGAAGAAAAGTACGCTGGAAACATTACCTTGCATGACCATCTTAGCTTCCTACCCAAAGAGACACCATGGATGAAAAAGGCCCTTATCGATCATAATTCAATGTTCAACCCACTTGAGGAAAAACCGCCAAAATTTAAGAAACGTCCTAGAGGAAAAGTAAAGGCATCTTTAAATGAAGTAGCGTGTAGACTGAAACAATCTGCACCAATTCAATTTGTACAACCAGACGAATCTCCGTTCCATGAACTTAGATATGGAAAGTACATTCCAAAGGaatcatatatttcaaaaagaacAGCCACGCTATACAAAACATGTGCTCTAGTAACGAGTTCAGGGGCTTTACGTGATTCGCGTTTAGGACAAGAGATAG ATTCTCATGACGCAGTCCTTCGTTTCAATGTAGCACCAATTAAAGGTTTCGAGAATGATGTTGGTAGTAAGACAACCATACGTATAGCTAACAACCAAGTGATAAGATCTTACAGATTTAAGCTGCTGGAGGAATTAAAAGGTTCTGAAATTATATTGACGTGGAGAGAAGGGCCTTATAACGGGAACATGTATAAG TGGTACAAAGATGGTCAAAACTTCTTTTGCAGTTATGCTAGATGGCACTACAAGCATCCTGAGTCACCAGTGTATGTGATACGTCTGGAAACTTTGTGGAAAGTATGGGATATTATCCAAGAATTTAGTGTAGAAGAACTGAAACCATTTCCATCAACATCTGGATTTTTAG GTGTTCATCTATTATTGCATATCTGTGACGAGGTCGATGTATATGGTTATATCCCATCAAGTGACAAAGACAGATACTGCTATTATTACGAAGACTGTTGTTTTTTCTGTGGTTGGAATTTATTTCCCCAGCATCCATTTGCAACTGAAagaaatttagttttaaaaatgaaCACACGCAATATAGAAAGCTCTCGTGACAAGATAAAAGTAACATTGCAAGGATATTCTAAATTCAAATGCGAGGACAATTAA